Proteins co-encoded in one Quercus robur chromosome 8, dhQueRobu3.1, whole genome shotgun sequence genomic window:
- the LOC126696140 gene encoding uncharacterized protein LOC126696140, whose translation MREGETFKTYSDRYWEIFNEIEGEHDDVAISTFKVGLPVEHDLRKSLTGKPVTSVHQLMDRIDKYRRVEEDQLQGKGKAKVISQEMRDFRSDQYNNNRPRKDFVGQSGSANTQAINAVFREPVQQVLEKIKNEPFFKWPNKMVGEPTRRN comes from the coding sequence ATGCGAGAGGGAGAGACTTTTAAAACTTATTCAGATAGATACTGGGAGATTTTTAATGAGATAGAGGGAGAGCATGATGATGTGGCTATAAGTACTTTCAAGGTTGGTCTTCCAGTcgagcatgatttgaggaaatctTTAACTGGTAAACCTGTCACTAGTGTACATCAATTGATGGATCGGATTGACAAGTAcagaagagtagaagaagaccaactgcagggaaaaggaaaggctaaggtaaTCTCTCaggagatgagggatttcaggtcggaccaaTACAACAATAACCGGCCTCGGAAAGATTTTGTTGGGCAGTCAGGTTCTGCCAACACCCAGGCAATTAATGCTGTGTTTCGGGAGCCGGTGCAACAGGTGctggagaagattaagaatgaaCCATTTTTTAAATGGCCTAACAAGATGGTAGGAGAGCCTACGAGACGCAACTAG